The genomic DNA CAACCGTCTCCTTCACCGGCACCTCGATGGCCTCCCCCGCGCTCGGCGGACTCGCCCTCCTGATGCGCCAGTACTACACCAGCGGCTACTACCCCTCCGGCGCACCCAACGCCACCGACGCCTTCACGCCCACCGCCGCGCTCGTCAAGGCCACCATGATCAACTCCGCCGTCGATATGACCGGCGTCAGCGGCTATCCCAGCAACCTCGAGGGCTGGGGACGCGCGCTCGCCGATGAAGCACTCCACTTCTCCGGCGAGACCAGGCGCATGATCGTTCAGGACGTGCGCAACGCCGACGGCTTCGTCACCGGCGAGTTCGATGAGTTCCAGATCACCGTCAACTCCAGCTCACAGAAACTCAAGGTCTCACTCGTCTGGACCGACCCCCCCGCCAGCGCGTCCACAGGGGCTGGAAACGCCGCCATCAACAACCTCGATCTCGAAGTCGTCACGCCCGGCGGCACCCTCTACCGGGGCAACGTCTTCAGCGGCGGAAGCTCCACCACCGGAGGAACCGCCGACGTCCGCAACAACGTCGAGCAGGTCCACATCAACGCGCCCGCCGTCGGCACCTGGACCGTCCGCGTCCGCGCCACCGCAGTCAACTCCGGCAAGCAGGGATACGCCGTCGTCGCAACCGGCGCGATCGATCCTCCCGCGCCCCCCAGCTCGCTCACGCTCGAAGCCACACCGCCCACGCTCGTCGCCCCGGGCATCGAGACCACAATCAACGTCACTATCACCCCCGACAACGACACCATCGTCGGCACACCCACCATCTCCTACCGCTTCGATGCCGGCTCATTCACCTCCGCCCCGATGACTGACCTCGGCGCGGGCGTCTGGCAGGCCACCCTCCCCGGCACACCATGCGAGACCTCGCCCCAGTTCTACTTCTCCGCACAAGGCACCGTCTCCGGCACGACCACCCTCCCAGCCACTGGCGCGGCAGATCCATTCGTCGCCCCCGTCGGAACATTCGTCCATGCCTTCGCCGACGACATGGAAACCGACCAGGGCTGGACAGTCGGCGCCTTCGGCGATGCCGCCACCGCGGGCGTCTGGGAGAGAGCGATCCCCGCCGGCGGACTCGGAGCCCCGACCCAGGACAACACCCCCGACCCCGGCGTCTACGCCTACATCACCGGCCTCTCCTCCGACGTTGACGGCGGCCTCACCACCCTCCTCACGCCTACCTTCGACCTCAGCACCCCCGGCGATTACACCATCTCCTACGCACGCTGGTACAACAACAGCGAGGGCGCAAACGCCAACGCAGACACCTTCAACATCGGCATCTCCAACAACGGCGGCTCCACCTGGACAACCGTCGAAGTCGTCGGACCGGCTGGACCCGGCACCTCCGGCGGCTGGATCACCCAATCCTTCGATCCCGCCACCAAGATCGCCCTCACGTCCAACATGCGCATGCGCTTCATCGCCAGCGACCTCTCCGCCGACTCAAACATCGAGGCAGGCATCGACGACTTCTACGCCTCACGCATCACCTGCCAGAATCCGATCGATTGCCTCGCCGACTACAACGGCGACACCGAACTCGACGTCCTCGACCTCCTCGACTTCTTCGATGACTTCGGCGATTGCTCCGGCCAGCCCGCTCCCTGCGGCACCGTCAGCGATGCCGACTTCAACGGCGACACCATCGTCGATGTCCTCGACTTCCTCGATTTCCTCGACGCCTTCGGCACCGGCTGCTGATCGCACCCACCCCGCACCCAAGTGACCGACCAGCCGCCCCCTCCGCATGAGGGGGCGGCTTTCGTTCCCGATCCACACGATCCGCCGACACCCCCGCCCCCTGTGGACTGGCCGAGGGTCCAAGATTGAGTTCCATCCACCGGGGAAACTCATTACACTGGGCCGATCGTGTGGGCCATCCCGACCGGGTTGGTGGGTTGTCGGCGCAGACACCCCGGCTCTCGGTCTCAGTCCGCGGCACGCACGATCGCAACGCCGCACACGTCCGTTCGCACTCGCGATGCGCATGGGAGCGACGCGAGCCACCATGGTGCCCAGCAACACAACGCCGAGCCGCACATCACCAGTTGGAGCCACGAATGACCTCGATCGACCCCTCCCGTCTGACTCTCGCCCGATATCTGCTCGCGGGCGCCGCCGTCGCCGCGCTCACGCTCCCGTCATTCGCCGATGAAGACTGGCGCAAACTCGCCGACAGACGCCCACCCAGAGAAGGACAGGTCTGGACCGCGGGCGACCCATCCCGCTCGACGCCGCCTCGCTTCCTCGGCGACAACATGTACTTGCAGGCCTGGTTCCCGGTCTCGGCCTTCCCCGGCGGCAGCAACTCCGGCAACAGTTGCTGGGGATACACCTCGCCCTCCGGCCGCAGATACGCCATCATCGGGCTTCAGAAGGGCTTCGGGTTCGTTGAAGTGACCGACCCCAGGAACGCCCAGTACGTCGGGTTCATCGGCGGACCCTCTTCGCTCTGGCACGATGTCAAGGTCCTCGGCCACTACGCCTATGGCGTCTCCGAGGGCGGCTCGGGCATCCAGGTGATGAACCTCGCAAACATCGACAACGGCGTCGTCACGCTCGCACGCAACCACTCCACCATGGGGCACTCGACGACCCACACCATCATGTCCAACCCCGCCAGCGGATTTCTCTATCTCGCAGGCGCCAACGTCGGCAACGGCGGACTCGTCGCGGTTTCAACCGCGGACCCCGCCCGCCCCGCGATCGTCGGCGCATGGACCACCCGCTACGTCCACGAAGCGCTCATCGTCTCGTACACCTCCGGGCCATACGCCGGAAAGGAGATCGCCTTCTGCTTCTCCGCCGGCTACGGGCTCGACATCGTCGATGTCACCAACAAGTCCAGCATGGTCCGCATCGGAGGGAACACCGACTACCCCTTCCGCTCCTACTGCCACCAGGGCTGGCTCAGCGAAGATCGCAAGTACCTTTACATGGACGATGAGCTCGACGAGGGCGTCAAGGTCTGGACCACGACCACACACGTCTTCAACGTCGAGAACCTCTCAAACCCGATCTACGTCGGTTCTTTC from Phycisphaeraceae bacterium includes the following:
- a CDS encoding S8 family serine peptidase; the protein is MQIRRALVLAAAAGLSVGLPAFSADITTGDGQSRSVTIMPHAAAHLEPPQHSISFALGLIDTSVPRTITSLGTALVKDARILIQLDGPISPARRAAIQSAGLSIGDYLPNYAYIVRLDRVDLAALNGLGFVRYATPFENAWKLSPELGVRPFSTPERQSLRAAGISRLIVTLFDGETEAGALAQIGAIPGAIVTGVERTGTQRDIMVTMPSGSIAQLAQIPTVQMIEEAPEITYRNATTTWIIQTNVSGSTTLWANGLRGENQIVGVMDSALDRNHCSFSDSNPIGPTHRKIIAYNTSFGASSHGTHVSGTAAGDAGVTGNTRGVAYLSKIAYHATPSFTDAAMYSRLETHHNQGARSHTNSWGDDGTTSYNSLARGVDRFSYDYEDSLVLFAVTNTSSLKNPENAKNLVAVGASQDTPNQGNHCSGGTGPTADGRRKPEVYAPGCNSTSASSGTSCSTVSFTGTSMASPALGGLALLMRQYYTSGYYPSGAPNATDAFTPTAALVKATMINSAVDMTGVSGYPSNLEGWGRALADEALHFSGETRRMIVQDVRNADGFVTGEFDEFQITVNSSSQKLKVSLVWTDPPASASTGAGNAAINNLDLEVVTPGGTLYRGNVFSGGSSTTGGTADVRNNVEQVHINAPAVGTWTVRVRATAVNSGKQGYAVVATGAIDPPAPPSSLTLEATPPTLVAPGIETTINVTITPDNDTIVGTPTISYRFDAGSFTSAPMTDLGAGVWQATLPGTPCETSPQFYFSAQGTVSGTTTLPATGAADPFVAPVGTFVHAFADDMETDQGWTVGAFGDAATAGVWERAIPAGGLGAPTQDNTPDPGVYAYITGLSSDVDGGLTTLLTPTFDLSTPGDYTISYARWYNNSEGANANADTFNIGISNNGGSTWTTVEVVGPAGPGTSGGWITQSFDPATKIALTSNMRMRFIASDLSADSNIEAGIDDFYASRITCQNPIDCLADYNGDTELDVLDLLDFFDDFGDCSGQPAPCGTVSDADFNGDTIVDVLDFLDFLDAFGTGC